A DNA window from Romeriopsis navalis LEGE 11480 contains the following coding sequences:
- a CDS encoding circadian clock protein KaiA has translation MLVQSSVTPANERLLICVFTSTDDVAQVLQQYLERQRYDVRLFRSQSDFLAAIQREHQQIDCLILYEEARLPTMISFLQEQAILLPALVLHPQRDLDEQPISPLRYHAAEVYLPIAPIDSIGAAIDQAMQDFLELSPLCAVEGHRSPQAAGSTDNEKAAAQNLLRQQQQRLASKLKERLGYLGVYYKRDPNNFAREMDAAERAQFLKELKASYRDIIVTYFLDDPTNNDKLDAFVNTVFFADLSVAKVVEIHMDLIDQFAKQLKLEGRGEDILLDYRLTLIDTLAHLCEMYRRSIPREAPENQ, from the coding sequence GTGCTTGTTCAATCCTCTGTTACGCCAGCCAATGAACGTTTGTTGATTTGCGTATTCACCAGTACAGATGATGTTGCGCAGGTATTGCAGCAATATTTAGAGCGGCAGCGTTATGATGTCCGACTGTTTCGATCACAGTCCGATTTTTTGGCAGCAATTCAGCGCGAACATCAGCAAATTGATTGTCTGATTTTGTATGAAGAAGCGCGCTTGCCAACAATGATTAGTTTTTTACAGGAGCAGGCAATTCTCTTGCCGGCACTGGTTTTGCACCCTCAGCGCGATCTCGATGAGCAGCCAATTTCGCCTCTGCGCTACCATGCCGCTGAAGTTTACTTGCCGATTGCGCCGATCGATTCGATCGGCGCGGCGATTGATCAAGCCATGCAAGACTTTTTAGAGCTATCCCCGCTCTGTGCGGTTGAGGGGCATCGCTCACCCCAAGCTGCCGGATCCACAGATAATGAAAAAGCCGCGGCCCAGAATCTTTTGCGTCAACAACAACAGCGTCTAGCCAGTAAACTGAAAGAACGACTTGGCTACTTAGGCGTGTATTACAAACGAGATCCGAACAATTTTGCCCGCGAAATGGATGCGGCGGAGCGGGCGCAATTCTTAAAAGAACTAAAGGCTTCTTACCGTGACATTATCGTTACCTACTTTCTGGATGACCCGACCAATAACGATAAGCTCGACGCCTTCGTGAATACCGTCTTTTTCGCTGACCTGTCGGTGGCGAAAGTTGTAGAAATTCATATGGATTTAATTGATCAGTTCGCCAAACAATTAAAATTAGAGGGCAGGGGTGAGGACATCCTATTGGATTATCGTTTAACCCTGATTGATACGCTGGCGCATCTCTGCGAGATGTATCGTCGTTCGATTCCTCGGGAAGCCCCTGAAAATCAGTAA
- a CDS encoding ATP-binding response regulator, which translates to MAASTVYLQAFQEMVAIGQLTDTVETIAQKFCETLSHRLLVLNDNQPTGVIYLPKLLPYLLSNHPQQVPISSIQPSLIDPLPLGIDHPTEITSTMSQDLAARNADLTQLNRLKDEFLACVTHELRSPLTAVLGLSTLLKDQSLGPLNDRQLRYARLIYNSGRHLISITNDMLDLTRIETNQLDMNFGTVNISQVCRNAFEQARQLRRLEDNHVPHQTPSNDLVKPLNPNLNSEDLDLPPFNLEVAPDLVNITADETRLRQMLVNLLSNAMKFTENDGSLGLRVNRWEGWIAFTVWDTGIGIPPDKQHLIFQKFQQLESTMTRQFEGTGLGLVLTMRLAHLHGGDITFTSQEHHGSQFTLLLPPEPPQSISQNHPPHPTTTSSRANSNNNPALASRLALVIDASSHNLEDLRAHLTELGYRIAVARSGPDALTKVRQLQPSVVFLNPVLPILSGWDVLTLLKANSQTKSIPVIVTGSNNDRSTAQQLQADDFLNFPILHHRLEALLEKLHSAIATERIHAHKPHVIIYLSPAEADADSTRTLKINHLLHQYNFRVLESHNLEQAELLAKVWKAQVVVLNQIPACPSSYLSQFIEQPYLASLPLITLDEATTQVANQMPDLAVFPCLVEWDNPTQRERTIRIAPEAFTENLLKAVEVAIGFAGRPLILATDVDQWQASPPNTRHDWLNALAQYVQAAGLRCSVGRSLTDILHTLETQSVDLLLLHWNQDQTALQQTIKSLKSLQAEQQRLPATILINSEENPNEIPTALRRTLDQLQITIVNSSESMDDLLSQIRQVLGIAN; encoded by the coding sequence ATGGCTGCATCTACAGTCTATCTTCAGGCATTTCAAGAAATGGTGGCGATCGGTCAACTCACCGATACGGTTGAAACGATCGCCCAGAAGTTTTGCGAAACCTTAAGCCATCGTCTACTCGTATTGAATGACAACCAACCGACGGGCGTCATTTATCTACCCAAATTGTTGCCCTATCTGCTGAGTAATCACCCACAACAGGTGCCAATTAGCAGCATTCAGCCCAGCCTGATTGACCCCTTACCACTTGGGATCGATCACCCCACGGAGATCACTTCAACGATGTCCCAAGACTTAGCCGCCCGGAATGCTGATCTGACTCAGCTTAATCGACTCAAAGATGAATTTCTCGCCTGCGTCACCCATGAACTCCGGAGTCCCCTGACCGCAGTCTTAGGATTGTCCACCTTACTTAAGGATCAATCCCTGGGTCCGCTCAACGATCGCCAACTGCGGTATGCCCGACTGATTTATAACAGTGGCCGGCATTTGATCAGCATTACCAACGACATGCTGGATTTGACCCGGATTGAGACCAACCAACTTGACATGAACTTTGGGACGGTCAATATTTCACAAGTTTGTCGCAATGCCTTTGAACAAGCGCGACAGTTACGACGGCTCGAAGATAATCATGTACCCCACCAAACGCCCAGCAATGACTTAGTCAAACCCCTAAATCCCAACTTGAATAGCGAGGACCTTGATTTACCGCCATTTAACTTGGAAGTTGCACCGGATTTAGTCAATATCACGGCCGACGAAACACGATTGCGGCAGATGTTGGTGAATCTGCTATCGAATGCCATGAAGTTCACCGAGAACGACGGGAGCCTCGGTCTCCGGGTGAATCGCTGGGAAGGCTGGATTGCATTTACGGTATGGGATACTGGCATCGGCATCCCACCGGATAAACAACATCTGATTTTTCAAAAATTTCAGCAATTAGAAAGCACGATGACCCGTCAGTTTGAAGGCACGGGCTTAGGCTTGGTTTTGACCATGCGCCTGGCCCACTTACATGGTGGCGACATTACATTTACATCGCAAGAGCATCACGGTAGCCAATTCACCTTACTCCTGCCCCCAGAGCCACCCCAATCAATTTCCCAAAACCATCCGCCGCACCCCACGACAACCAGCAGTCGGGCCAATAGTAATAACAATCCGGCATTGGCCTCACGCTTAGCCTTAGTAATCGATGCCAGTTCCCACAACTTAGAAGACTTACGCGCCCATTTGACGGAATTAGGTTATCGGATTGCGGTCGCCCGCTCCGGCCCTGATGCCTTAACGAAAGTCCGCCAACTGCAACCCAGCGTCGTGTTCTTAAATCCCGTCTTACCAATCCTGTCGGGTTGGGATGTGCTCACACTGCTGAAAGCCAACAGCCAAACCAAATCAATTCCCGTGATCGTCACCGGGTCGAATAACGATCGATCGACGGCCCAACAGCTACAGGCAGACGATTTTCTTAATTTTCCGATCTTGCACCATCGGCTGGAAGCCTTACTCGAAAAACTCCACAGCGCGATCGCGACAGAGCGTATCCATGCGCATAAGCCCCATGTGATCATCTACCTGAGTCCCGCTGAAGCCGATGCGGACAGTACACGCACGCTGAAAATTAATCATCTCCTGCATCAATATAATTTCCGGGTATTAGAGTCTCATAACTTAGAGCAGGCCGAACTATTAGCGAAAGTCTGGAAAGCGCAAGTTGTTGTCTTAAATCAAATCCCTGCCTGCCCCTCCAGTTATTTAAGCCAATTTATTGAACAGCCGTATCTTGCTTCCTTACCGCTGATTACGCTGGATGAAGCTACGACTCAAGTCGCGAATCAAATGCCCGATTTGGCCGTATTCCCCTGCCTTGTGGAATGGGATAATCCGACCCAGCGCGAGCGCACGATTCGGATTGCGCCAGAAGCCTTTACCGAAAATTTGTTGAAGGCGGTTGAAGTGGCGATCGGGTTTGCGGGCCGTCCTTTAATTCTGGCAACGGATGTTGACCAATGGCAAGCATCCCCGCCCAACACTCGCCATGATTGGCTTAATGCCTTGGCACAGTACGTTCAAGCGGCCGGATTGCGCTGTAGCGTGGGTCGATCACTGACGGATATTTTGCATACCTTGGAAACACAGAGTGTTGATTTATTGCTCCTCCATTGGAATCAGGATCAAACGGCGCTCCAACAAACCATTAAGAGTTTGAAGTCGCTGCAAGCCGAACAACAAAGATTGCCCGCCACAATTCTGATTAACTCCGAGGAAAACCCCAATGAAATTCCGACGGCTTTACGGCGCACACTTGACCAACTGCAAATCACGATCGTCAACTCCAGTGAATCAATGGATGATTTGCTCAGCCAAATTCGCCAAGTTCTGGGGATCGCCAATTAA
- a CDS encoding type IV pilin-like G/H family protein — translation MKLIVKGLVAVVAFGTVGSAILALHAPKPACGCSSEVVAHVGTLARSQQAYFLEQGKFAATIAELGNPISGQSERNRYLMDVQLDRVIVYGQSLRPNKQGYVAGVFKIKSAELSPDGPTTTVVYCLADTKGTYKPTAPIDAQTCGGGTTKRGD, via the coding sequence ATGAAACTTATTGTGAAAGGCTTGGTGGCTGTGGTGGCGTTTGGCACGGTGGGTAGTGCGATCTTGGCCCTTCATGCCCCAAAACCTGCCTGTGGCTGTAGTTCGGAAGTTGTAGCACATGTTGGTACGTTGGCTCGTTCACAGCAAGCGTATTTTCTAGAACAGGGCAAATTCGCGGCGACGATTGCCGAGCTTGGCAATCCGATCTCAGGGCAGTCTGAAAGGAATCGTTATTTGATGGATGTGCAGCTTGATCGCGTCATCGTTTATGGCCAGTCCCTACGACCCAATAAACAGGGTTATGTTGCGGGTGTCTTCAAAATTAAATCGGCGGAATTGTCGCCGGATGGGCCGACTACTACTGTGGTGTATTGTCTGGCTGACACAAAGGGGACATACAAGCCAACGGCACCAATTGATGCCCAAACCTGTGGAGGCGGTACAACGAAGCGGGGTGATTGA
- a CDS encoding AAA family ATPase, whose product MPEPTSTAKNPFTVGRPVSSDRFIGRASEIATALDQIISRGHLALWGGPGVGKTSLLNLLSQPHQWQVRGYDPTGAVFIQLSCLGISPFRASEFWREILQQLHDLVDPQIQATIAPKLMEAHPGKEDLRSVLRLLGRKKQYLVLMIDDYDAALQTSPHYSAAEMATLVSDCRNLCSHSVERAYLSMVITSLRRLNELGPKLQPGSSPWYNHYLFLPLKPFSDSDVMALMAGLPITPALRDGIREMSDGHPALLQNAGHLLYRELRSGNVPDLISFAQDFQTATTHLFEAQWNIANEIEQTLMMLIALMNLQGRLQGKVYDMGDLPVVFSQKERELLNLVDQGVLVQRGRSGELNFAFASSMLEWWVVEELENSSETWLTERQRIFLNLMSHRQAQIVTTAIHWLWQNKDELPSIIEWLAKVSSAFPKGLIP is encoded by the coding sequence ATGCCCGAACCCACTAGCACCGCCAAAAATCCCTTTACCGTTGGTCGCCCGGTCAGTTCTGATCGATTCATCGGCCGCGCGAGCGAAATCGCCACCGCCCTCGACCAAATTATCAGCCGGGGACATTTGGCCCTCTGGGGCGGTCCCGGCGTTGGCAAAACCTCACTACTCAACCTCTTGAGCCAACCGCATCAATGGCAAGTTCGCGGCTATGACCCAACGGGTGCGGTCTTTATTCAGCTAAGCTGCCTCGGGATCAGCCCATTTCGAGCAAGTGAATTCTGGCGCGAAATCCTGCAACAGCTACACGACTTAGTCGATCCGCAAATTCAAGCAACGATCGCGCCCAAGCTGATGGAAGCGCATCCCGGCAAGGAAGATTTACGATCGGTGCTGCGACTGCTCGGACGGAAAAAGCAATATCTTGTCTTAATGATTGACGATTACGATGCCGCATTACAGACTTCGCCGCACTACAGTGCCGCCGAGATGGCAACACTCGTCAGTGATTGTCGGAATCTTTGCTCCCATTCCGTCGAGCGGGCTTACTTATCGATGGTGATTACCTCGTTGCGCCGCTTGAACGAGCTTGGTCCGAAACTCCAACCCGGCAGCTCACCTTGGTACAACCACTATTTATTTCTACCGCTCAAACCCTTTAGTGATAGTGATGTCATGGCTTTGATGGCCGGACTGCCGATCACCCCTGCCCTGCGCGATGGGATTCGGGAAATGTCCGATGGTCACCCTGCCCTCTTACAAAATGCCGGACATCTGCTCTACCGCGAACTGCGATCAGGCAATGTACCGGACCTCATTTCCTTTGCTCAGGATTTCCAAACGGCCACGACACATCTGTTTGAAGCCCAGTGGAATATTGCCAATGAAATTGAACAAACACTGATGATGCTAATTGCCCTGATGAATCTTCAGGGGCGACTACAAGGGAAAGTCTATGACATGGGCGATTTACCCGTGGTGTTTAGCCAAAAGGAACGGGAACTCTTGAACTTAGTTGACCAAGGTGTGCTGGTGCAACGCGGTCGATCGGGGGAACTCAACTTTGCCTTTGCCTCTTCCATGCTGGAATGGTGGGTTGTCGAGGAACTCGAAAACAGTAGCGAAACCTGGCTGACCGAAAGACAACGCATCTTTCTCAACCTCATGAGCCATCGCCAAGCGCAAATCGTTACCACCGCCATCCACTGGCTATGGCAAAACAAAGA
- the kaiB gene encoding circadian clock protein KaiB: MKTAKKTYILKLYVAGNTPNSVRALRTLNTILEEEFHGVYALKVIDVLKNPQLAEEDKILATPTLSKILPPPVRKIIGDLSDRERVLVGLDLLYEELQDNRLTSPE; the protein is encoded by the coding sequence ATGAAAACCGCGAAAAAAACCTATATTCTCAAGCTTTACGTGGCTGGGAATACGCCGAACTCAGTTCGTGCATTGAGAACCTTAAATACGATCCTGGAAGAGGAATTCCACGGCGTTTATGCGCTGAAGGTGATTGATGTCTTGAAAAATCCACAGTTGGCCGAAGAAGATAAAATTTTGGCGACCCCAACGCTGTCCAAAATTTTGCCACCACCGGTGCGGAAAATTATCGGTGATCTGTCCGATCGCGAGCGTGTATTGGTCGGCCTCGACTTACTTTACGAAGAACTCCAGGATAATCGCCTGACATCGCCGGAATAA